In a single window of the Bradyrhizobium erythrophlei genome:
- a CDS encoding NADH:ubiquinone oxidoreductase subunit NDUFA12 codes for MKLFLLKMFTWWNGQTFGTQLWTWRFGELVGEDEQGNRYFRTRGRKIDPALGFERRWVVYNGYAEATRIPPSWHGWIHHTVDVAPTEESYKPHEWEKPHIPNMTGTPAAYRPPGSTLASGRRPKATGDYQPWTPGN; via the coding sequence ATGAAACTGTTTCTTCTCAAGATGTTCACATGGTGGAACGGCCAGACCTTCGGCACGCAATTGTGGACGTGGCGGTTCGGCGAACTGGTCGGCGAGGACGAGCAGGGCAACCGCTACTTTCGCACCAGGGGCCGCAAGATCGATCCGGCGCTCGGCTTCGAGCGGCGCTGGGTGGTGTACAACGGCTATGCCGAGGCGACGCGGATCCCGCCGTCGTGGCATGGCTGGATTCATCACACCGTCGACGTCGCGCCGACCGAGGAAAGCTACAAGCCGCATGAATGGGAAAAGCCGCACATTCCCAACATGACGGGAACGCCGGCGGCCTATCGTCCGCCAGGCTCGACGCTGGCCAGCGGGCGCCGCCCTAAGGCCACCGGCGACTACCAGCCCTGGACGCCGGGGAACTGA
- a CDS encoding DJ-1/PfpI family protein, which yields MSAPLQIGLVIFPKVTQLDFTGPLQVFSSVPGANVHLIWKRMEPVPSDSVMVLTPTVTFADCPQLDVICVPGGAGSDDMVNDEEMLDFLRRQAVGAKYITSVCTGSLVLGAAGLLRGYRAATHWTAMEFLESFGAIPTNTRVCVDRNRITGGGVTAGIDFALTLVSIMVDRPTAEAIQLRIEYNPAPPFNAGSPDTAPPEVLALTKEKIAPSKKRRGEAVHRAAARLA from the coding sequence ATGTCCGCGCCGCTCCAGATTGGTCTCGTGATCTTTCCCAAGGTGACCCAGCTCGACTTCACCGGACCACTGCAGGTGTTCTCGAGCGTGCCCGGCGCCAACGTGCATCTGATCTGGAAACGGATGGAGCCGGTGCCGAGCGATTCCGTGATGGTGCTGACGCCCACCGTTACCTTCGCGGATTGCCCGCAGCTCGACGTGATCTGCGTCCCCGGCGGGGCCGGCAGCGATGACATGGTCAATGACGAGGAGATGCTGGACTTCTTGCGCCGGCAGGCGGTCGGCGCCAAATACATCACCTCGGTCTGCACGGGATCGCTGGTGCTGGGCGCCGCCGGCCTGCTCCGGGGCTACCGCGCCGCCACGCACTGGACGGCGATGGAATTTCTTGAGTCGTTCGGCGCGATACCGACCAACACCCGCGTCTGCGTCGACCGCAACCGCATCACCGGCGGCGGCGTCACCGCGGGGATCGATTTCGCGCTGACCCTGGTATCGATCATGGTCGACCGGCCAACCGCGGAAGCGATCCAGCTTCGGATCGAATACAACCCGGCGCCGCCGTTCAACGCCGGCTCGCCCGATACCGCGCCGCCGGAAGTTCTTGCGCTGACCAAGGAGAAAATCGCGCCGTCCAAAAAACGCCGCGGCGAGGCCGTGCATCGCGCCGCCGCGCGGCTGGCGTAA
- a CDS encoding GlxA family transcriptional regulator, with product MIGILVFPDFQLLDAAGPISVFEIATRLSGASPSIRVLAANPGPVRSTSGVEMVARGFKRSGAISTLVVAGGEGVDAVARCDRTLTFVRGMAKRGVRLASVCSGAFILAEAGVLDGRQATTHWQRTRQFLASYPRVKLEPDRIFVRDGNIWSSAGISAGIDLALAMAAEDFGDDVAQKTARQLVLYHRRSGGQSQFSSLLELKAPSGRFGPLLSWAREHLDAPLTVEDLAEQAGMSSRHFARAFIAETGTTPSKAVERLRIEVARQRVQSSSEAIERVAQSTGFRDPERMRRAFIRAFGQPPQSLRRAARAG from the coding sequence ATGATCGGCATCCTCGTATTTCCCGATTTCCAGCTGCTCGACGCCGCCGGTCCGATTTCGGTGTTCGAGATCGCAACGCGCTTGAGTGGCGCAAGCCCCTCGATCAGGGTGTTGGCGGCGAACCCGGGGCCGGTGCGCAGCACCTCCGGCGTCGAGATGGTCGCGCGCGGCTTTAAGCGCTCCGGCGCGATCAGCACCCTGGTCGTGGCCGGAGGCGAGGGAGTCGACGCGGTGGCGAGATGCGACAGGACTCTGACCTTCGTGCGGGGAATGGCCAAACGCGGCGTCCGCCTCGCCAGCGTCTGCTCCGGCGCCTTCATCCTGGCCGAAGCCGGCGTGCTCGACGGCCGTCAGGCCACCACGCACTGGCAGCGCACCCGGCAATTTCTCGCCAGCTATCCCAGGGTGAAACTGGAGCCCGACCGGATTTTCGTCCGCGACGGCAATATCTGGAGTTCGGCCGGCATCAGCGCCGGCATCGATCTGGCGCTGGCGATGGCGGCGGAGGATTTCGGTGACGACGTCGCGCAAAAGACCGCGCGCCAGCTCGTGCTCTATCACCGCCGCAGCGGCGGGCAGTCGCAATTCTCGTCGCTGCTGGAACTGAAGGCGCCCTCGGGGCGGTTCGGACCGCTGCTGAGCTGGGCGCGCGAACATCTCGATGCGCCGCTGACGGTGGAGGATCTGGCCGAGCAGGCCGGCATGAGCTCGCGGCATTTTGCCCGCGCCTTCATTGCGGAGACCGGCACCACGCCGTCGAAGGCGGTGGAGCGGCTGCGGATCGAGGTGGCGCGGCAGCGCGTGCAATCCTCCAGCGAGGCGATCGAACGCGTCGCGCAGTCGACCGGCTTTCGCGATCCGGAGCGGATGCGCCGCGCCTTCATCCGCGCCTTCGGCCAGCCGCCGCAATCGCTCCGCCGCGCGGCGCGGGCGGGGTAG